The Doryrhamphus excisus isolate RoL2022-K1 chromosome 1, RoL_Dexc_1.0, whole genome shotgun sequence genome includes a window with the following:
- the LOC131103636 gene encoding mitochondrial glycine transporter B-like isoform X2, whose protein sequence is MMELAAAHPALKAFMCGSLSGTCSTLLFQPLDLVKTRLQTLQNNAKPGTPKVGMFSVFINVIRTENIFSLWKGVSPSFVRCIPGVGIYFSTFYSLKQHFFLDRAPSAFEAVLLGAGARSVAGVCMLPFTVIKTRFESGYYNYVSVAGALRSVYETEGWRALFSGLTATLLRDAPFSGIYVMFYSQAKKTLPQEVTSSVYVPLVNFSCGVLAGVMASLVTQPADVVKTHIQVSPSHWSTLDAIHYVYREHGFGGFFRGAVPRSLRRTLMAAMAWTVYEQLMARMGLKS, encoded by the exons ATGATGGAGTTAGCAGCG GCTCACCCAGCTCTCAAAGCCTTTATGTGCGGCTCCCTCAGCGGAACCTGCTCCACGCTGCTCTTCCAACCTTTGGATCTGGTTAAGACTCGGCTGCAGACCCTGCAGAACAATGCCAAGCCAGG GACACCAAAAGTGGGGATGTTCAGCGTTTTCATCAATGTGATAAGAACAGAAAATATCTTTAGCCTGTGGAAAGGAGTTTCACCG TCATTCGTTCGGTGCATCCCCGGGGTGGGCATCTACTTTAGCACCTTCTACTCCCTCAAGCAGCACTTCTTCCTGGACCGGGCGCCCAGTGCCTTCGAGGCTGTGTTGCTGGGAGCTGGCGCCAGATCTGTGGCCGGTGTCTGCATGCTGCCGTTCACTGTCATCAAAACACGTTTTGAG AGTGGCTACTACAACTACGTGAGTGTGGCTGGTGCTCTGAGGAGTGTGTACGAGACGGAGGGATGGAGGGCGCTGTTCTCCGGCCTCACCGCTACGCTGCTCCGAGATGCCCCCTTCTCTGGAATTTATGTCATGTTCTACAGCCAGGCCAAGAAAACACTCCCCCAAG aggTGACATCGTCAGTCTACGTGCCCCTTGTGAACTTCAGCTGCGGCGTGCTGGCAGGCGTCATGGCATCACTGGTCACACAGCCTGCAGATGTGGTGAAGACCCACATTCAAGTCAGCCCATCACACTGGAGCACGCTGGATGCTATCCATTATGTGtacagg GAACATGGCTTTGGTGGGTTTTTTCGTGGGGCTGTTCCTCGATCTCTCCGGCGCACACTGATGGCTGCCATGGCTTGGACTGTCTATGAGCAGCTGATGGCTCGAATGGGCCTCAAATCCTAA
- the LOC131103636 gene encoding mitochondrial glycine transporter B-like isoform X1 — protein sequence MQEKQDPSSRGPSSLGKAHPALKAFMCGSLSGTCSTLLFQPLDLVKTRLQTLQNNAKPGTPKVGMFSVFINVIRTENIFSLWKGVSPSFVRCIPGVGIYFSTFYSLKQHFFLDRAPSAFEAVLLGAGARSVAGVCMLPFTVIKTRFESGYYNYVSVAGALRSVYETEGWRALFSGLTATLLRDAPFSGIYVMFYSQAKKTLPQEVTSSVYVPLVNFSCGVLAGVMASLVTQPADVVKTHIQVSPSHWSTLDAIHYVYREHGFGGFFRGAVPRSLRRTLMAAMAWTVYEQLMARMGLKS from the exons ATGCAGGAAAAACAAGATCCATCCAGTCGAGGGCCAAGCAGCTTGGGGAAG GCTCACCCAGCTCTCAAAGCCTTTATGTGCGGCTCCCTCAGCGGAACCTGCTCCACGCTGCTCTTCCAACCTTTGGATCTGGTTAAGACTCGGCTGCAGACCCTGCAGAACAATGCCAAGCCAGG GACACCAAAAGTGGGGATGTTCAGCGTTTTCATCAATGTGATAAGAACAGAAAATATCTTTAGCCTGTGGAAAGGAGTTTCACCG TCATTCGTTCGGTGCATCCCCGGGGTGGGCATCTACTTTAGCACCTTCTACTCCCTCAAGCAGCACTTCTTCCTGGACCGGGCGCCCAGTGCCTTCGAGGCTGTGTTGCTGGGAGCTGGCGCCAGATCTGTGGCCGGTGTCTGCATGCTGCCGTTCACTGTCATCAAAACACGTTTTGAG AGTGGCTACTACAACTACGTGAGTGTGGCTGGTGCTCTGAGGAGTGTGTACGAGACGGAGGGATGGAGGGCGCTGTTCTCCGGCCTCACCGCTACGCTGCTCCGAGATGCCCCCTTCTCTGGAATTTATGTCATGTTCTACAGCCAGGCCAAGAAAACACTCCCCCAAG aggTGACATCGTCAGTCTACGTGCCCCTTGTGAACTTCAGCTGCGGCGTGCTGGCAGGCGTCATGGCATCACTGGTCACACAGCCTGCAGATGTGGTGAAGACCCACATTCAAGTCAGCCCATCACACTGGAGCACGCTGGATGCTATCCATTATGTGtacagg GAACATGGCTTTGGTGGGTTTTTTCGTGGGGCTGTTCCTCGATCTCTCCGGCGCACACTGATGGCTGCCATGGCTTGGACTGTCTATGAGCAGCTGATGGCTCGAATGGGCCTCAAATCCTAA
- the LOC131103636 gene encoding mitochondrial glycine transporter B-like isoform X3, translating into MQEKQDPSSRGPSSLGKAHPALKAFMCGSLSGTCSTLLFQPLDLVKTRLQTLQNNAKPGTPKVGMFSVFINVIRTENIFSLWKGVSPSFVRCIPGVGIYFSTFYSLKQHFFLDRAPSAFEAVLLGAGARSVAGVCMLPFTVIKTRFESGYYNYVSVAGALRSVYETEGWRALFSGLTATLLRDAPFSGIYVMFYSQAKKTLPQEVTSSVYVPLVNFSCGVLAGVMASLVTQPADVEHGFGGFFRGAVPRSLRRTLMAAMAWTVYEQLMARMGLKS; encoded by the exons ATGCAGGAAAAACAAGATCCATCCAGTCGAGGGCCAAGCAGCTTGGGGAAG GCTCACCCAGCTCTCAAAGCCTTTATGTGCGGCTCCCTCAGCGGAACCTGCTCCACGCTGCTCTTCCAACCTTTGGATCTGGTTAAGACTCGGCTGCAGACCCTGCAGAACAATGCCAAGCCAGG GACACCAAAAGTGGGGATGTTCAGCGTTTTCATCAATGTGATAAGAACAGAAAATATCTTTAGCCTGTGGAAAGGAGTTTCACCG TCATTCGTTCGGTGCATCCCCGGGGTGGGCATCTACTTTAGCACCTTCTACTCCCTCAAGCAGCACTTCTTCCTGGACCGGGCGCCCAGTGCCTTCGAGGCTGTGTTGCTGGGAGCTGGCGCCAGATCTGTGGCCGGTGTCTGCATGCTGCCGTTCACTGTCATCAAAACACGTTTTGAG AGTGGCTACTACAACTACGTGAGTGTGGCTGGTGCTCTGAGGAGTGTGTACGAGACGGAGGGATGGAGGGCGCTGTTCTCCGGCCTCACCGCTACGCTGCTCCGAGATGCCCCCTTCTCTGGAATTTATGTCATGTTCTACAGCCAGGCCAAGAAAACACTCCCCCAAG aggTGACATCGTCAGTCTACGTGCCCCTTGTGAACTTCAGCTGCGGCGTGCTGGCAGGCGTCATGGCATCACTGGTCACACAGCCTGCAGATGTG GAACATGGCTTTGGTGGGTTTTTTCGTGGGGCTGTTCCTCGATCTCTCCGGCGCACACTGATGGCTGCCATGGCTTGGACTGTCTATGAGCAGCTGATGGCTCGAATGGGCCTCAAATCCTAA